One genomic window of Deinococcus aetherius includes the following:
- a CDS encoding M20 family metallopeptidase has protein sequence MTDLARALVRLDTQAPLPGEAVAASFLEPYLRERGFAVTRQEVAPGRPNLIADLGTGTGGLILEGHTDVVSVGDPGGWTIPPFEGRIENGLLHGRGSADMKAGLAAAICAAVAVRQVMPDPPRPLRLAILCDEEGLMLGVKAFVRAGYTRGFAGAIICEPEENEVCLCQKGAMRVWVNFQGRMAHGAMPYAGVNPIPAAAAFVSGLAALEEDWRDARHDLLGEVYLTPTVFEASAGPGQNNVIPGACRVGLDIRTVPGVDHALLSGQVEDLLRAVLRDFAGISAALDIYEDRPATETALDAPVVQSVVRALELTGQPVRYGGVPGATDGTFLHAWAGLPIVTLGPGDRTIPHQVNEHVSLKAVVDATRIYAAAATLFLMRAA, from the coding sequence TTGACCGACCTGGCCCGGGCCCTCGTTCGCCTGGACACCCAGGCCCCGCTGCCCGGCGAGGCCGTCGCCGCCAGCTTCCTGGAACCGTACCTGCGGGAACGCGGCTTCGCGGTCACCCGGCAGGAGGTCGCGCCGGGCCGCCCCAACCTCATCGCCGACCTCGGCACCGGAACCGGCGGCCTGATCCTGGAGGGTCACACCGACGTCGTCTCGGTCGGCGACCCGGGAGGCTGGACCATTCCCCCCTTCGAGGGCCGCATCGAGAACGGCCTGCTCCACGGACGCGGCAGCGCCGACATGAAGGCGGGTCTGGCCGCCGCCATCTGCGCCGCCGTCGCCGTGCGGCAGGTGATGCCCGACCCCCCACGCCCCCTGCGTCTCGCCATCCTATGTGACGAGGAGGGGTTGATGCTGGGCGTCAAGGCCTTCGTGCGGGCCGGGTACACGCGGGGGTTTGCCGGGGCGATCATCTGCGAGCCCGAGGAGAACGAGGTCTGCCTGTGCCAGAAGGGGGCCATGCGGGTCTGGGTGAACTTCCAGGGGCGGATGGCCCACGGCGCGATGCCCTACGCCGGGGTCAACCCCATTCCCGCCGCCGCCGCTTTCGTGTCCGGACTGGCGGCCCTCGAAGAAGACTGGCGGGACGCGCGGCACGACCTGTTGGGCGAGGTCTACCTCACGCCCACGGTCTTCGAGGCGAGTGCCGGACCCGGGCAGAACAACGTGATTCCCGGGGCGTGCCGGGTGGGGCTCGACATCCGCACGGTGCCCGGCGTGGACCATGCGCTGCTGAGTGGTCAGGTGGAGGACCTTCTCCGGGCGGTCCTGCGGGACTTTGCGGGCATCTCCGCCGCGCTCGACATCTACGAGGACCGCCCCGCTACCGAGACGGCGCTGGACGCGCCCGTCGTGCAGTCCGTCGTCCGGGCGCTGGAACTCACCGGACAGCCGGTGCGCTACGGGGGCGTGCCGGGGGCGACGGATGGGACCTTCCTCCACGCCTGGGCGGGTCTTCCCATCGTCACCCTCGGCCCGGGCGACCGCACCATTCCCCATCAGGTGAACGAACATGTGTCGCTGAAAGCGGTCGTGGATGCCACACGAATTTATGCAGCGGCGGCAACACTCTTTCTCATGCGTGCGGCGTGA
- a CDS encoding diacylglycerol/lipid kinase family protein: protein MTPGDLKLLVNANSRRGRVSVGPAVGALAAAGLRVTALVVTDSRAAEDLLRAEVERGAPWVVVGGGDGTLSHAANLLAGTNTALGVLPLGTGNTFARSVGVPLDLARAARVVAQGQTTAVDVGRVNGRVFLNSVALGLSAQIARSLDGDLKRRLGLLAWPAVGARVLWRHRALDLTLTSAGGTLRLHTHQLLVANGRYVAGPLRAAPGASVADRQLDVLVFGKGRLVSLLRAGIGWTLGDPALRFSTDELSVRTRRGQEWMSVDGEVTLGTALQLRVQAGALRVRVPRGFDASRV, encoded by the coding sequence ATGACCCCGGGCGACCTCAAGCTGCTCGTGAACGCGAACTCGCGCCGTGGCCGGGTCTCGGTCGGCCCGGCGGTGGGGGCTCTGGCGGCGGCCGGGCTGCGGGTCACGGCGCTCGTGGTGACCGACTCCCGGGCGGCGGAAGACCTGCTGCGCGCCGAGGTGGAGCGCGGCGCCCCCTGGGTGGTCGTGGGGGGCGGAGACGGCACGCTCTCGCACGCGGCGAACCTGCTGGCGGGGACGAACACGGCCCTGGGCGTGTTGCCGCTCGGCACGGGCAACACCTTCGCGCGCAGCGTGGGCGTGCCGCTCGACCTGGCCAGGGCCGCGCGGGTGGTCGCCCAGGGGCAGACGACGGCGGTCGATGTCGGGCGGGTCAACGGGCGGGTCTTTCTCAACAGCGTGGCCCTCGGGCTCTCGGCGCAGATCGCACGCAGCCTCGACGGGGATCTCAAGCGGCGCCTGGGCCTGCTGGCCTGGCCCGCCGTGGGGGCGCGGGTGCTGTGGCGGCACCGGGCGCTCGACCTCACCCTGACCTCCGCCGGGGGCACCCTGCGGCTGCACACCCACCAGCTCCTCGTGGCGAACGGGCGGTACGTGGCCGGTCCCCTGCGCGCGGCTCCGGGCGCCTCGGTGGCCGACCGGCAACTCGACGTGCTGGTGTTCGGCAAGGGGCGGCTCGTCAGCCTGCTGCGGGCGGGGATCGGCTGGACGCTCGGGGACCCGGCCCTGCGCTTTTCCACCGATGAACTGAGCGTCCGGACGCGGCGCGGCCAGGAATGGATGAGCGTGGACGGCGAGGTGACGCTCGGCACCGCCCTCCAGCTGCGGGTGCAGGCCGGGGCCCTGCGGGTGCGGGTGCCCCGTGGCTTCGACGCCAGCCGGGTGTGA
- a CDS encoding replication initiator protein A has translation MYRKKPFQPPPLLTERNLDRLGFFSIQTRLPLEPVWESQFQVGGRTVHVHGEGTRGRPHGADTDIMLGIEQLFIAQGSPEDNWLHTTPNALREAAMMVKNGRAFHRIREGLLRVWATGFIVREGWVDPTGRPIRFNAAFRLFEELRYWDKETNDLPELLPDARLSVRLSHQLASSIRAGYTHALRREVLTHLEQPHSRALYRLTEAHRYADDGTIVRTLHVPLMDWREACGIREERASKVMRALDAAHEELAAAGYLADLHVSGRGQHQHLEYVFRQENDPDPALVRLLREYRVGAPRAVQLSTEFPGRVEEAVAYYESLRRQGKVVRNPPGLIADIITHPEKYELPGHLATPPGDHDQDAQPAGALHSEVRAQEEHEARLTAQLALPPERQWKETGATLLLLLKKALGAEEKAALEARCRSGDLLAARLAHDAARAAATLRLQDFVDDLKGKLGTRP, from the coding sequence ATGTACCGGAAGAAACCCTTTCAACCCCCTCCCCTCCTCACCGAGCGCAACCTGGACCGCCTGGGCTTTTTCAGCATCCAGACGCGCCTCCCGCTGGAGCCCGTGTGGGAGAGCCAGTTTCAAGTGGGGGGCCGCACCGTTCACGTGCACGGGGAGGGCACCCGGGGCAGGCCGCACGGCGCCGACACCGACATCATGCTGGGGATCGAGCAGCTCTTTATCGCTCAGGGCAGCCCCGAGGACAACTGGCTGCACACGACCCCGAACGCCCTGCGGGAGGCGGCCATGATGGTTAAGAACGGCCGGGCCTTCCACCGGATACGCGAGGGGCTGCTGCGGGTCTGGGCGACCGGTTTCATCGTCCGCGAGGGCTGGGTGGACCCCACGGGCCGCCCCATCCGCTTCAATGCCGCCTTCCGCCTCTTCGAGGAGCTTCGCTACTGGGACAAGGAGACGAACGACCTGCCGGAACTCCTCCCCGACGCGCGGCTGAGCGTCCGGCTCTCCCACCAGCTCGCGTCGAGCATCCGCGCGGGATACACCCATGCGCTGAGGCGCGAGGTGCTCACCCACCTGGAGCAACCCCACTCCCGCGCGCTCTACCGCCTGACCGAGGCCCACCGCTACGCCGACGACGGCACGATTGTGCGCACCCTGCACGTTCCCCTGATGGACTGGCGCGAAGCCTGCGGCATCCGCGAGGAGCGCGCCAGCAAGGTCATGCGTGCCCTCGACGCGGCCCACGAGGAACTCGCCGCCGCCGGATACCTGGCCGACCTGCACGTCAGCGGGCGCGGTCAGCACCAGCACCTGGAGTACGTCTTCCGCCAGGAGAACGACCCGGACCCGGCGCTCGTGCGCCTCCTGCGGGAGTACCGGGTCGGCGCCCCCCGGGCGGTTCAGCTTTCCACCGAGTTTCCCGGGCGGGTCGAGGAGGCCGTCGCGTACTACGAGTCCCTCAGACGGCAGGGGAAGGTCGTGCGCAACCCGCCCGGGTTAATCGCCGACATCATCACCCATCCCGAGAAGTACGAGTTGCCCGGTCATCTCGCCACCCCGCCCGGGGACCACGACCAGGACGCCCAGCCAGCGGGCGCCCTCCACAGCGAAGTGCGGGCCCAGGAGGAGCACGAGGCGCGGCTGACAGCCCAGTTGGCGCTTCCGCCCGAGCGGCAGTGGAAGGAGACCGGCGCCACCCTGCTGTTGCTGTTGAAAAAGGCCCTCGGTGCCGAGGAGAAGGCGGCGCTCGAAGCCCGCTGCCGCTCGGGTGACCTTCTGGCGGCCCGTCTCGCCCACGACGCTGCCCGGGCCGCCGCCACCCTGCGGCTGCAAGACTTCGTGGACGATCTCAAGGGGAAGCTCGGCACCCGCCCGTGA